The DNA sequence ACCGCATAAGCACCCGTACTATCCTTGGTGTTCAAGACGACTGGCTCCGGCACATCAGTTGTGCCTTTTGCATCTGAATACTCATCTCCATAGGCAAAAACATGGGTCTCAAAGGGATTGATATTCCGGTGCTCAGGCTCTGGCATTGAATCCTTATATGTCAGATCCAGCTGAATATTTTTGCGCTTTAAATAGTTTGAAAATGTGGGTGATTTCGGCTGTTTTTGTATATCGAGGGGATTGTTCATGGTAAAAATATCCCAGCCACCCTTTTCATATCCAGCGAATACAAGTCTGGAATCATCTTTGCTCCAGCTAATTTGAAAAATACCCGTCATGATATCTGTTACTGGTATTTCAATCCCTGTTTCAAAATCATAAAAGTAAATATTCCATATCCCGCTACGATCTGAAGTATATGCCAATTTAGGGGATGTATTTGCATAGCTGGGTGAATCCTCACTTCCCGGTGTATCGGTAATGCGTGTGATCTGTCCAGACTCTATATTCATGGTATAAATATCAGTGGAGCGAAAATCGTGGCTCCGCAATATTTCACGAGATTGCCGTGAGTCTTGAGAAACAACCCCGGTGAGCAATGAGTTGCCACGGTCAGACACAAAAGCCAACTCCTTACCATCCGGTGACCATGTTGGGCGTGTATCGGAAAATAAATCCCTGGTGAGTTGTGTGACCTCTTTGGTTTTTATTGAGTAGAGAAACAGGTCACTGGCTCCATCCTTCAGTCCCGAAAAGACTACGGATTTCCCATCTGGAGACCAGGACGCTGTGAAAATGCCATCCAACCCAAGTTTATGGCTATGACGGGTTTCTTTCTCCGTATCAAAGAAAATCAGAGCATCCTCATTACCAGATTTGGCTGAAAATACCAGATGCCTGTTATCGGGAGCCCAGGATAGCCCGGGACTCAACCATTTTAGCTCTTCCAGTTCAGCAGTGCGTTGACCAGAAATTATTTTGGTTAACTTTCTGCCATCATCAGATGACATGACATATATATCTGCATATCCTGATCTGTCTGACAGGAAGGCAACCTTTCCCCCATTGGGAGAAATAGCAGGGCTCACGTTAAAATAGTTTCGTGTTTTGGTGTGATCTGTCAGTCGATGGCCAACATCGTCCAGGTTGCTGCGGCCTTCAATATCAGGCCAATAATCTTTTCTCACTGAAAAATGCCACTTTTCGGTCAAAGTCTTCAGATCCAGATGCAGGGTGTTCTCGATGGCCTTGGGCACGTCCTTAAAATGACGTGTCTCATGAAATATTTCTCCAATGCGCTCCACACCGAAAGTTTCACCGATGTACCGGACAACACTTTGCCCACCCTTGTAGGCCATATAATAGTTCAGATACTGAATGGGAGGTAGACTGCCATTGATGGCGGCATCTCGAATAATCATATCAGCTCTGGAATCCCAGTCCAGAGATGAATATTCAGCATAACCCTCACTCAACCATAAGGGAATGTTCACTCTCATTTTTCCGGAGACGATGGATTGTACATTCCCACCAAAGATGAGGTCGTTGACAATTGCATGTGTTAACTCATGATGGAGAACATGTCTGAATTGTTCATAACTGCCCTCAAACGGTAGAACCACCCGGTTCTTAAACAATTCAGTAAAACCACCAATACCCTCCTGCAAATATCCCAGAGTCACATTGGTTTGCTGGAAATCATTGTGGGAGTTGTAAACCAGTATGGATATGCGTTTGCTCAGCCGCCAGTCTAATTGATAGGAGATCTGCTCGTAAGATTTCTCTGCGACATCTGCTGCGAAGTAGGCAATTGACTCGCCCCCATCGTAATAATAGACATCAAAATGGGGGGTCTGGATAAATGACCAATCCAGGCCACGATATTGCACTTTATTTTTTCCATATTTTGCTTCTACAGGATTGACCAAAACGATCAACCCAATGATGGTAAAAATCAGGATGTTCTTTATAGGATTAATGATTTTCATATAATGGTGTATGCCAAGAGCTCCTTTGGGTTCCAATAATTCTAATCAAGATAAGCTTCAGCCTGATATTTGTCAAACGCTGAGACCGCCTGATGTCCACCAACTTATAACGTTTACATGATTATATCCCTACAATTCGCATGGTACTTTAGGTGATGTTGGTTATTTTGACTGAATGAATAATACAGCTTACTTCCTTTCAGACGTTCATCTACGGATACAGGTTGACGATGTTGAGCGAGAACGCCGCAAAGAACTATTCCTGCTTATGGACAAGATAAAAGCAGAAAAGGCCACCCTCTTTATAGTCGGGGATTGGTTTGATTTCTACTTTGAGTATGGCTATTTGGTCTCCCAGGCTTATCTGGACGTCTATTCAAAAATGAAGGAGTTGGCTGACGCTGGGGTTACCATCCATTATTTCGGTGGGAATCATGACTATTGGATAGGTTCATTTTTAACCAACACCATCGGAGTAAAAATATACCCCAAAGCGGCCACCATTGAGTTTGCCGATAAGCAGTTCTATTTCAATCATGGTGATGGTCTGGATCCGGAAGATGTTGGATATCATCGCTTGCGAAGTGTCATTCAACATCCCCTCTTTATCTGGGCATTTAGATGGCTCCTTCACCCGAATATCAGTCATTGGATCGCAAACTGGCTTTCCAGGGGCAGCAGAAAAAAATATAGCAAAGAGACGTCAATTGATCATTTGAATCTAATACGTAAAAACTATGCCTTTGCTGAGGATAAATTTGCAGAAGGTGCTGATTTTGTCATTACTGGACATATTCACTATCCAAAATTAAAAATGTTCGATAAGAACACCTTTCTAACCATTGGAGATTTCTTGAATTATTTCAGCTATGGTTATTTTGATGGAGTGAATCTATCACTTAAACAATGGCATGTTAAGCAATTGGAACAAAGGGAATTACCTTGACATCAACCTGTATTTTCTATAAACTGATTTGATACTTTTCACGATATTTTGAATAGAAATTGATGGATTTCAACATGAAGCAATTAAGCAAACAAGTACTCTGGATCCTGATACTTGGACTGGTCATTGGATCTTTTACCAATTGTAGCTCCAACAAAGAAGCTACAAAAGCTGGAATTGATG is a window from the Candidatus Neomarinimicrobiota bacterium genome containing:
- a CDS encoding PD40 domain-containing protein, whose protein sequence is MKIINPIKNILIFTIIGLIVLVNPVEAKYGKNKVQYRGLDWSFIQTPHFDVYYYDGGESIAYFAADVAEKSYEQISYQLDWRLSKRISILVYNSHNDFQQTNVTLGYLQEGIGGFTELFKNRVVLPFEGSYEQFRHVLHHELTHAIVNDLIFGGNVQSIVSGKMRVNIPLWLSEGYAEYSSLDWDSRADMIIRDAAINGSLPPIQYLNYYMAYKGGQSVVRYIGETFGVERIGEIFHETRHFKDVPKAIENTLHLDLKTLTEKWHFSVRKDYWPDIEGRSNLDDVGHRLTDHTKTRNYFNVSPAISPNGGKVAFLSDRSGYADIYVMSSDDGRKLTKIISGQRTAELEELKWLSPGLSWAPDNRHLVFSAKSGNEDALIFFDTEKETRHSHKLGLDGIFTASWSPDGKSVVFSGLKDGASDLFLYSIKTKEVTQLTRDLFSDTRPTWSPDGKELAFVSDRGNSLLTGVVSQDSRQSREILRSHDFRSTDIYTMNIESGQITRITDTPGSEDSPSYANTSPKLAYTSDRSGIWNIYFYDFETGIEIPVTDIMTGIFQISWSKDDSRLVFAGYEKGGWDIFTMNNPLDIQKQPKSPTFSNYLKRKNIQLDLTYKDSMPEPEHRNINPFETHVFAYGDEYSDAKGTTDVPEPVVLNTKDSTGAYAVNKYKTRFTVDLVDAQAGYSNFFGVQGNALMVFSDIMGNHQIQFGFELYRNLDNSDLMLGYHYLPRRANLHLMLYNLPDDYVSISPDYFLTLWHFRKYGTVFGLDYPFSKYSRFETSVNWLNIYQSISYLDLIEDRDKVELTLNQSYVLPEVKLSFDNVLYGSLYPVSGWRMETGFRFSPDMPNSSRQFATFRTDIRRYIKVAREYSFALRASAASSYGKTPETFMAGGISNWINYRLDNAYLDILSDYEDLYFSEYVVPVRGVPYFAYTGNHYTAFNAEFRFPFIEYLSVKWPISMVIGNIRGELFSDWVKTWDAQQIDGLTLPEILFRGQNNSYWGTGFGMRMNLGIFVLRYDMAFDMSEETLWDNRQHIWSLGLDF
- a CDS encoding UDP-2,3-diacylglucosamine diphosphatase, which encodes MNNTAYFLSDVHLRIQVDDVERERRKELFLLMDKIKAEKATLFIVGDWFDFYFEYGYLVSQAYLDVYSKMKELADAGVTIHYFGGNHDYWIGSFLTNTIGVKIYPKAATIEFADKQFYFNHGDGLDPEDVGYHRLRSVIQHPLFIWAFRWLLHPNISHWIANWLSRGSRKKYSKETSIDHLNLIRKNYAFAEDKFAEGADFVITGHIHYPKLKMFDKNTFLTIGDFLNYFSYGYFDGVNLSLKQWHVKQLEQRELP